In Antechinus flavipes isolate AdamAnt ecotype Samford, QLD, Australia chromosome 6, AdamAnt_v2, whole genome shotgun sequence, the sequence GCTGTGtctaaaaccaaaccaaatcaaaccaaagggaaaaaaaatcagagtgcCCTTCATGTATTATTCCCCCCAATGCACCAGGGtcagtaaaataataaatgtttgtaattttGATCTTAAATATGTTCACCGATTCAGGAAAGAAGACCAGAGTTCTCTTCTCCAGATTCTGGACACTCGTGGGGCGGGCTCTTTAGAGGGAGACAATTCATTGCTCCCAGAGCCTGCTCCAAAGTGGCTGCAGGGGGTGAAGCTAGGGAGAGAAATCCAGTGACACTGCTTCGAACCCTCCCAGCTCCTCCTGAATCTGCTCTAGGACGCCCTCGGGGTCACATCTATTTGCAGCCTGCAGGGGACTAAGCCAGAACAATAGCTCGGCCCGGCCAAGGGGGCTTTCCCAGGAAAGTGAGGCAATTGATCCTTTCCCCAGTTCTTTGagttcaaacaaaaacaaatcagtaGCTAAGAGTAGAGTAAAGTCGAGCCATTTGAGGATGCTTTCTGTGGACAGGTAGCCAATTAAGCTCGGAAGCTTGATAGGTCAAGTTCCCCGAGGTTGGGATACTGATCCAAACCTCTTCGATTTGTTCCGAAACTTTCTAGGGGCGTGTGGAGCAGCGATTGAGCAGAGTTTCTAAATAAGCGGATGCACTTTGGAGCGACGTTTGTGGGCAAACTCTCGACGTATTATTGTTTTATCGATATCACTGGGAGCATGTTGGTATTCTGGGCGCTCTTGTAATGAGGCGGAGATTGCAAGTCGCGGGGCTGGGAGAAGATTGCATTTCCCCTCCTATACAGCCCAGAAGTCACTTCTGGGCGCTGCTGTTCATTTTTCACTCTGAGTGAGAAAGGGAAGAATCTGACTTtgtaacttgatttttttttttaaagtatgtgttCTTAGGAGGTCAGAGAATAACAGACTTAGAATAAATTCTTGAATTACCAGTCCAATGCGAaggattttcatttcattttcagataATTTGACTCCTAAGTCCCCATCCCTTCCAGGAAAAGAGGCATCTGTGAAAAGAAATGAGCAACATTACTTGTATGGAAATACCGATTCTGGCCCTTTCGGAAAGGTCTGCCTTGGAGTTGACTGGGTTAAAGTTGTTTTCGTCAAGCCACATTCCACATCAAACAAAGTTTGTCTAGTCCCTTCACCAGTAGTCTCtttatttcatgaatttattATAATGCCTTATTTACCATAGGAAGCGGTGACAAGTGTTTAGCATTTTGGAGATCAGTTGTCAGTTGCTATTAAAATCAAGATTAATTCATATTAACGATATGCATTTCTCAATACTCCCAGGTGACAACATACATTAAAACAACTATTGCAAGTAATTAAGCTCaatgaagggggaggggagaaggagaagctTCCAACACCCCCAAATATTTGATTTTGGTCTCCAAGTTCAGCGTGGAGTGCtttgccaagggaaaaaaaatgttcattaaacATCTCAGGGTTGCTGTTCCCTTTACATCTAATTAGGCACCTAATGGGAGAGAAGACTTTTTCTGTTGTTCTCCATGATGTTCTTCTAGACAAAATCACACACAAATTGTGTCAACATCCAGATTTTGAAATTCAGTTTATTGAGTCTTCTGATCCAAGGTACTTACTGGGTGGGTGAATGAGGGCATCTGGCAACTGTTTTTCCTCCCTTGACACCAACTTATTTAGTTTGGACTTGATACAAGTTCCAACTAAAAACCACATACACGCTCACACTTTTTATggattttctttgttgttgttgttgttccacgTCGGAGACGCTCAACAGTTTATTCATTAGACTAAGCAAAGCCTTTTGAAGATTAAGCAAATTGGACAACTCTTTTAATTAGAAGATAATTTAAAGTTTGAAATGATATCATTGATGAAGTAGCCTAATTAGTACGGCGATATGTTAATAAGGCCAGCAAGACGCCCAGCATTGGGCTCTGGCAtggtcctctctctctctctctctctctttttctctctctctgaggcTGGCAAGAAAATCCTTCTTCCTATACCGTCATTAATAAAAGATTTCTATAGACTTCAGCCTTTCACCGATGACATACAATTTATAGTACACACAATGCATTAGCCCATAGTGCGGCTCCATTTTTTCACTATTATGAAAACTAATAAATTCGTCAAGCTGAATTAAGCATACAAATCAGATGAGGCGTAGCAGATTACACAGTGAAGCGCGGTGTCTCCCGAGCCTAAATGAAATTTCAATCTAATAATTCCTTCCTGGCCCGGTCATAATTTGTTTAGAGATGTTGTTCTACTTCTTTCAAAGCGCTATTCACACTATAATTAAATGATACTCAAGCTTTTaactttgatttatttcatttctcgAAGCTGGAGACAGTGAGAGCTGTACAATGTCattttcctcccttatttcctcGAAAATTACACGGGCTCCAGTTTAGGTCGAAATTAACCACCTAAGCACATATTTGCAGGAGGCCGGCACGAGCCGGGTTCATTCATGTCAACAGCCCCGGGCCCTGCCGGGGCTCCCCAGCGCAGCCCGCGCTCGCAGCCCCGCCAGACAGCCGGCACAATTTCCCTTGGCTGGATGTCTAATGCACTTAGCCCACGCAGGGAAAAGGGGAAACAAACAAACCGACCGACCCGACCGACCGAGGCGGCCGCCAGCCCAGGGAGGGAAATTCGTTGGGATCCAGAGCCCAGGCGGAGAAAACAGACGGAGCCCTAAGCTGCGGCCAGCCAAGCCCAGAGGAGTCGGCTCCGGCTTACTGGGGACCAAACTTTAACCTGCCCTGGGCGAGAGCTGGGAGAAAAGACGTCCGGGCGGAGAAGCTCTTTCAGCGAGGGCTCTGTCCAGCACTCCAGGAGGCACGGGGGGAGTGGGGGACCGGCCCTCGCCTGCTCCTCCGGGGTGCGTCCCGtccgccctccctccctccctccctccccagctcGGAGCCCGCTACCTTCCCGCTCCGACTTTGCCCCAGCGCCAATGCGGGCACTTCCCCGAGCTGCGCCTCCTGCTTCAGCACCTGCTCGCCACTCCCTAGGCGCTGCGCCTGCACCTGCTCCCGGCTACCCCGACGCCCCTGCCCGCTGGGCTACTCCTGCCCAGCACTCCCTCACCGGGTGAGCCCCGAGCCCTTTACTACACCTTCCCTTCACCCTGTGTGAGGACTTGGGAGGAGACCTCACTGACCCCCCAACCAAACACCGTGGGAGATGGGAGTGAAGTGGCGAGGCCGTAGGGTGGGATGGCACACCTAGTTTCGCAACTGGAACTAGAAGTCTGTCTACTTCTCAGAGAAGAGACCGGGTCTATtcatcccccctccccctcccccacacacCCTCCCCaccctcagcaaaataaaataaaataaaatttaaaagtgccGACAGGATATCCGCTAAAAATAGGAGCTAACCGCTGGGTGTAGCGGTGAGAATGAAGATAAGTGGGGTTTGTGCTAGCCCCCGAGGGTACGTGGTGTGTGTGGTGTGGTgtggtgtggtgtgtgtgtgtgtgtgtgtgtgtgtgtgtgtgtaacctgGGGCGCATTCAACACATGCGCTATGTAGTGTCTTTGGTTCCCCCTCCCCCGTAGccagcccctccccccttttATTGTGGTTAATGAAGAATAATAAATCCAGTGAAAGGTTTTTCAAGCGTATCCACACGAGATTCACATTCACTATACTAGAAacgggagaagagaaggaggaggaggaggaggaaaagaaggggggaagggaggagaggcactccgtgtgtgtggagggggggtGTCGAAGAGGGAGGGGGGGTAATCGCATGCGCACTCTCACCCAGGGCCCGACCTGCCGCTGTCCAATGGGCTGAGAGCAGATAGAAAccgagggagagagaaagactcaCAACCCAAATACCCCGATGTCTCTTCGGCACAAGGCACCTGCCGGGTCAAGGTGCGCAGGGCTGAGCTTCGAGACTGAGGCAGTCGAGGCGGTGACACAAAAGAGCGCCCGGAGGAGGGCAGGGAGAACACGCTGGTTGGCAGCTGCTCCAGCTGTTCACTCCATCCGGGGCCGGGAACCAGAGTCAGTCAGTGTCGAGGGGAGGGCGGGAACCTGCTACTTgggttgggggaagagagagCCCGGTGCGAGGTGACAGTTAACTGGGGAAGACAGGGAAAGCCCATCTCTATCTAAGCCTGGCTCTAGAGGCAACTTCCTTGCAGagtttcttccttcctacttGGATCGAGGGACGAGGGGCGGGAAAGAGGGCGCTGGGAAGGTACAGAAGAGGACTGGTGGCAATCGCCTACGGCATTTCCCAGCGGCATTGGTGCTTCCTGGGGAAACGGGGAGGGGCCTGGGGTAGGGTGAGAAGTGGGGAGACCAGGCTAAGTGGGGGTGGGAGTCAGGGAGGGGGCCAGCCCAGAAGCGTTGGGATCAAAAGCGCAGgcggagaaggaggaggagaaaggaggaggtagTCGGTGGGAGAGTTGGTGACAGAGGAGAAGGCGGGGGTTGAGGGTGGGGGGTTTGGGGGGGggctgagaaagagaaagagagatccgGAGcccagagggagaaaaggagggagaaaggggaaaaggaacaaACCTTGTAGGAGCTTggcaaggaagggaggaggagggggagcgAGGGGGAAGGCGAGGGGGAGCGAGGGAAGTATAACACTGCGGCCGGCCGGAGGCTTGGGGGGCAGTTGCGAGAGGAAAGGGCTGAAGCCAGAGCACAGCGGAGCCTGGGACGACTAAGAGGCAGCTGCGGCGGCAAGAGCGGAGTCGAGCCACTCTGCCCCAGAGCGACATCCAGGTCTCGGAGCGGAGCCTGCCGGCCGCCAGCTCAACTTTTCCCTTGCCTTTCCCGGCTCCGGGCATCGTTTGCGCATCCCGGTGCCTGGTGCCTGCGCTCCGGGGCGGCcgggaagatgatgatgatgtcccTGAACAGCAAGCAGGCTTTCAGCATGCCTCACGGCGGCAGCCTGCACGTTGAGCCCAAATATTCGGCGCTGCACTCCGCTTCTCCCTGTACCTCCTCTTCCGCCGCACCCTCGTCCAGTTCCCCCAGCAATACTAGTAGCGGGGGCGGCGGCGGAGGCAGCGGGGGCCGGAGCAGCAGTAgcggcagcagcggcagcagcggcggaggcggcggcggcggcggaggcaGCGGGGGCGGCGGAGGTTCCGAGGCGATGAGGCGAGCGTGTCTTCCCACCCCACCGGTATGTATTCTGCATAATCACCGCTTAAAGGCACGTTTTGACAGCCCCCTTTATCTGCTTGATGTTTTTTTCATGTCTGCACAGCAAATCACCCCACAcctccaatttttcccccctctctcccttctctttctctccttctctctctctctctctctctctctctctctctctctctctctctctctctctctctctctctctctctctctctctctctctccccgctctcctcctttccctcaacTTATGTATTCAGTGGATCTAGtctttcatattaatttttatgaCCTGGGATGTTGCCTCTCTGTGTGTGCTGTGTTGTGTTGGGTGTTGTGTAGTCTCTCTGcgctctcttttcctcctccaccgtttctctctctctgcccacTCCCCCTGCTCCTCTTTCTTTTACCaggacttcttttctttctttttctttctgtttggtTTTCTTAACCTTCCGGAGATGGTTTAGTTGGGCTGGCTGGCGGCAGCGGGCGGTCAGGCGGGAGCACTGGCGGAGGTGGTGTGGGGAGGAGAGCCCAATTCCCAGTAGTCAGTAATGTGTGCCTTCTACTTGCAATTACAGAGCAACATCTTCGGTGGTCTGGATGAGAGCTTGCTGGCCCGCGCGGAAGCTCTGGCGGCCGTGGATATCGTCTCGCAGACCAAAAGCCACCATCACCACGCGCCCCATCACAGTCCCTTCAAGCCGGACGCTACCTACCACACCATGAACACCATCCCGTGCACCTCCTCCGCGTCGTCGTCCTCCGTGCCCATCTCGCACCCTTCTGCCCTGTCCGGcacccaccaccaccatcaccatcaccaccaccaccaccaccaaccgCACCAGGCGCTGGAGGGAGAGCTCTTGGATCACATCACGCCGGGGCTGGCCCTGGGCGCTATGACGGGGCCCGACGGTTCTGTGGTGTCCACGCCGGCCCACGCCCCGCACATGGCCACCATGAATCCTATGCACCAGGCGGCTCTCAGCATGGCCCACGCACACGGGCTCCCTTCGCACATGGGCTGCATGAGCGACGTGGACGCCGACCCGCGGGACTTGGAAGCGTTCGCCGAGCGCTTCAAGCAGCGGCGCATCAAGCTGGGGGTGACCCAAGCGGACGTGGGCTCCGCTCTGGCCAACCTTAAGATCCCCGGCGTGGGCTCTCTGAGCCAGAGCACCATATGTAGGTTTGAGTCCCTCACTCTATCCCACAACAACATGATCGCTCTCAAACCCATCCTGCAGGCTTGGCTCGAAGAAGCCGAGAAGTCCCACCGAGAAAAGCTCACCAAACCCGAGCTATTCAATGGGGCCGAGAAGAAGAGGAAGCGCACGTCCATCGCCGCTCCCGAGAAGCGTTCCCTTGAAGCCTATTTCGCCATCCAGCCTCGCCCCTCCTCTGAGAAAATTGCCGCCATTGCAGAGAAACTCGACCTTAAGAAAAATGTGGTGCGGGTTTGGTTCTGCAaccagaggcagaaacagaaaagGATGAAATATTCGGCTGGGATCTGAAAGGCCCTCCATCTCTCTTGGGACTTTTACCCTTTCTCCGATCTCAATTTCGTCCTCTCTCCACCTATTTCTcctcatcttttccctctttacttgtccataagaaattatttcagtGTCTGATTCcaccagagagagaaaatgagaaagctaTTGAAGAAGCCTGGCGAAACTAGGGgaggtgtgtgggtgtgtgtgggggggggatggatgaagaaacaagatttaaaaaaaaaaaaaagaaaagaaaagaaaagtagactTGAATTTTCAAGTTTGGACGATGTTGTCCCTCTTCACATCTAGAAAGGCAGCCTGCTCTTCCAAGTATTCTGGCACTGACTGAAGGcagatataaaatccttttttaaaagactgaagaACGATCAAGtaagatttgtttttattcttaaagACATTACCCTTGTTCGAGTTTAAAAGTACACTTTGCAgctatttttcagaaaattaaaattgtgTCAGGACTGGAACTTTAAACTAGAGTTTGACCCCTAACATGATAGAGAcatctcaaaagtattttgatttaaaaaagagagagatggcagatttttctgcatttacactgtatattatatataatatatttttactgtGGTTATTATTCTCGTTCTCCTCTGAAGTGTTAATGCTTAGGAAAGGAGCTGCCCACTGTGTTCACTGAtctttaaaagctattattagatTACTGCCAAACAATCCTCTGTAAATTATTCATTTATGTCTCTGGCAACTTAATTTGTGCTCATTATGATTAATTAAACTTCTTTAATCTAAGTctggttaaaaacaaacaagggGAAAATATGTATAGTGAACACCAGAAAAGTTTAAGTTTGAAGACTTTGTGGAATTCCTAAAACTATCGCTTTCTACAATGTTCCTTTTGGCCCACGTGTAAATTCTCACTCTGAACGAAgattgtttctcttttgttttttcctggcagTGTTCTTATTTGTGACTCGTTGACACTCTGTAATAGATGTCCTCCGTTATTTGTATAGACCTGATTCACTGTCCAAAGTATTGTTTACTTCCTTACATATTTAATGGGGATTCCCATACTGTCCTGTCCCcaccaatctctctctctctctctctctctctctctctctctctctctctctctcaatctctctctctcccccctccctcctatCTCTCACACATTCACAGGCACAAGCACACAGACAGTCCTCTAAAGCTGAAAATAAATTAGGGTTGGCTTGGTTTGCCTCCTGGTGTTTGTCCTTATAGATTTCAAGACTATTTCACAATGTTTCAACTTCCCAGTTctcttatattttgtttattcttttctattttttttttttacatttttaagatTCCCCCCTTTGGAGGTTTGTTTGTAGAAAAGCCAAAATTTAATTATTAGAGGGACAGTGCACTGCTTGTAAATTCACATTGTTTGGTACAATTCTtttgaaataacaataacaaataaggTACACAACTTCTAGTACTTTAGGTAttgtaaatatttcattgaaaaatgatGCACACATAGATATATTCTTACAGATTTCGCTGTACTGCTGTTATAATGGAGACTTTCTGAAGTCTTAAGTTCTGTATATGAGCCggtttcattgtttttgttaataGAAGCTTTATTTAATATAGTCATGTATTAAGTTATTTTCAATGTTGTTGAATTGTCTttcattgaagaaaagattttaatgttttattgggAAAGTATGctgttttttcattaaaatatgctattgaaattaaattgcttttaaaTGTTAAGTTGTTGCTTTAATCATTAATTTGGTTCTTTTTTGTGGAAGTGCTTGGAAAATTAATATGAcgattttgatatttttctcctCAAACTAATGGTTATTTTAGGTATATGTAGGAACATGGTTTTGTAGCAGAAAATGAATAAGTTGGATTTATTACTGGCTCTTTAAAACAGAATTCTATTACTTAGTATTTTGGAGAATTTCCCTTTCGGCCAGGATGATGTGGGGCATTTAACAACAAATTAAGATATTTCCTTTCACTTGCCTCTTCCAGACCCTCAACAAGGTATATAGGAGTTGCTTTGTAAATGGAAAATATTGAATGAACAACGTTTCCTAATCATCTTTCCTCTTTGCCCCTCCCCTCTCCAGCATTTAGAGAGGGAAGCCAATTGAAGAATCTTGGGAGGTGACTGCTCAGATCACTTCAGAGCAGTGCCAGGGGACCGGGTGTGGCTAGAGCTGAAGCTCAGGGTGCCTTAGATGTAGAATACGACCCTACAGCAGCTTCCTACTATTTGACAGCTCTTATAGTATAGACGAGTGCCAAGCTGCAGGGGGATGACACTGGATTGGAAGgacctccctctcttccttcagatTTCCCTCCTTTACAACACTTCCCATCACACTTAATGAAGCTAGCTGGTCTGGGGTAGGTGGGGTAGTGGATCCCAGAGAGGGAGAAACAAGGGTGGGAAGGGGGATATGTAAAAAGTGATTCTGTTATGCCACTTGCTGTGATGAGTGGAGTTGCTGGAGTTGACAGAGGTCTCTTCAAGGTAGAATAGAGACAAAGAAGTTCTTTTCCTGACCCCAGTCTTTTGCTCAACAGTGAAATTAACCTCAATCTGATAATTTTCAGATTCTCTCAAATTACAGAGTGATTGGGGTTTTAAAACACTTTATTAAGAGGGCTCTGATTTGAAGTTAATATCATTGATAGAAAAATActaattgtacaaaataacaattATAGTTTGTAGTTCAAATAAGAAGAGACCAATGGGTTTTCCTTCTTATACTTCCCAATCTCCCCATCCCTGATGACTATGCTTTATCTAACCCATACTCTCCTGAAAAGTGAAACTCCCTCAAGGTATTTTTAATGTCAGTGACTAAATGGAGGAATGCCAGATTTCCCTACTCAAAATCATTTTAGTAATTCAGACTGTCAATAAATGCTGGAGTGGCACTTGAGTATGCTTTAGAGATGTGACAAACCCCATTAGAGATAGAGAGTGGAAAGATAAAGGGGGAAGATGATTAAGAATaaccaaaaaaagggaaggagtgaacctctaaatttaaaaaaaaaaaaaaaggaaaaacatttgataTTCGTGAATCAGGCTGAGTTGGAGGACAAGGAAAAGGGACTTTGAAGAAAACGAAAGAATTATTGCAACTTTGCTAAGTTTAGAAGAAAGTGACAAGGCATCTGACTTTATTATATTCTAGTTTCTTAGAACTGAAATCCATCACCTTCATTTTTGTTCTCACTCTATTCCTGGTCTTCTCAATTTGCTGCCCAAACCCCAGTGGAGGCCTGCATTCAGCACCATGGACAGAGCACAGAGTCTGGCCAAACCCCAATTCTATCTAGTGTTTTTGAGTAGTAAACCTTGTTTGGAGTTGTACTTATTTCAGAGTGGAGGAATCCAATAGTTTCTCCTCAAAAGGAAACTGATCCTTCATACAGAAGAAGACAGGTTTCCCAAATTTGAttgcaatttttctttaatataaataCTCAATTCTCACCTGGCCAGTGCTATCTTGGttgaggggatggggagaggagaggtgatacgttgggggggggggaaaggggtgggAAGTGTAGGGGAGATAGTGTGTGGGAatattctattttacaaataaagccATCAGATTTTTATTAAAAGAGGAATCCAGGTAGTAAGTGGAAATGAAGAAAGACGTTGAATGAGATGAGATAGGAGTGGAGGAAACAATATTGCTTTCCTTGaaaaattttctacatattttgagATTTGCAACAAACTCTATGTGCCAATGGTTGTAATAATGAATAAAGTGAAATTCAGTAACAATCCAACTATTTCAAAAGTTGGGATAGCACCATGTTCTCTGCCCTGATTCACCAAGGATTTCTTTGTGTTTTGTATTGTTTAGTTCTTGGGTTTTGCTCTGTGTAAGACATTTTAGATTATGATTGGGTACCTAATACTCACATTCAGGGTGTTACATTTCTTCCCTCTCAAGCGTATTTTTACTTACAAGAAAGatattgtttcttcatttattaattaaacaTGCTTAATGGCCTCTAGTAGGTTttctaggtctaaatctatgatcttatattcTAAGAGTATGATGGTTtgtgaaggaaatgaagaaaaccaaataaaaccatttttttcacatagtttttttaagtaaagaaagGGAACAGAGAAATCCCAAGTTAGGTAAAAGATATGGAGGTGGGGGACTTAGACAAATGACTAAGAAAGTTAAAGTAacaaggggggagggagaataatCCATGCACAAAGTACTGTTTAATATTCATTTgtgttcaattcaataaacatctttAAGCACCGACTGTATGCAAATGGTTGAGCTAGCCCCCTGGAGACCCAGAGATGACTTGATAATGCTCAGAACAGTAATTGatcatatgaaaatatggaaTGTCACTGACACATCAGTCCAATCACTAGGtatttatgtgatttattttctAGTCATTCTCCAAGCTGTACTCTAGGAAACTATATGTATTATGTGAAAAGGAGAAGTTATATGGGCAAACTCTCCCCCTAGGCTAGAAAGTTCAGTCTGAAGTGACTTAttttaaacaatataaaaacTCTAACAATTAAGCCATTTTCCAGGATTCTGTTCACCAAGATCATGtggataaaaacagaaaacaattgaCAGTCAGGAAAAGTGGCTTCAATTGCTATTTGAAAACACTATATCTCAATTAAAACACTAGATCATCACTTAGATGTTGTATCACTGATATCACTGG encodes:
- the POU4F2 gene encoding POU domain, class 4, transcription factor 2; this translates as MMMMSLNSKQAFSMPHGGSLHVEPKYSALHSASPCTSSSAAPSSSSPSNTSSGGGGGGSGGRSSSSGSSGSSGGGGGGGGGSGGGGGSEAMRRACLPTPPSNIFGGLDESLLARAEALAAVDIVSQTKSHHHHAPHHSPFKPDATYHTMNTIPCTSSASSSSVPISHPSALSGTHHHHHHHHHHHHQPHQALEGELLDHITPGLALGAMTGPDGSVVSTPAHAPHMATMNPMHQAALSMAHAHGLPSHMGCMSDVDADPRDLEAFAERFKQRRIKLGVTQADVGSALANLKIPGVGSLSQSTICRFESLTLSHNNMIALKPILQAWLEEAEKSHREKLTKPELFNGAEKKRKRTSIAAPEKRSLEAYFAIQPRPSSEKIAAIAEKLDLKKNVVRVWFCNQRQKQKRMKYSAGI